A portion of the Toxoplasma gondii ME49 chromosome VIIb, whole genome shotgun sequence genome contains these proteins:
- a CDS encoding endonuclease/exonuclease/phosphatase family protein (encoded by transcript TGME49_259560) → MTASAFLPVLQRPCVTLVQQPPHTSSSSFVSSSMDGSPARAPIANSASHPLSHSGSIEDSSVTGDLPQGSARQSRESDADGPGSGLPHSRRSLSDQSFCPRRIFAPAVTEPAHTSSGDPRCASDSRDSHLPQHVLPGLADPSSIRIFSGPRGSEDPSLATAAHACTENSPAPDPCSAVHMPASQEAESCSTPASAGCLTPPISVEGPSPGDMADVDTDSSGFRVAAAATSGAIRACSDADSGCAAIKVAPWGSSSEATECSGISGAPGNSKSLDSRECSQEGGTGGRTGDGPTGKGAGANRVYARDHGKKDAASSQAGGTAPATSASPPGGSAPVSGREPSGGAELLRCDLMWIASGNRGGLITPVEGCELHPIVIIRDRQGRVFDDDEESEENPIGKSSQIFFRWMRGPPRAVCTFHPQRTACLQCVVTLRCFCCYDCFRKGYKQLHKFYRTRGLSSILPHPNSHTYGVPCLPFDWNDFDSNRQFDTQHLALLKQAGLVTADGEEESWQPVSTSRNYTPSKADVGHQLRLETLVVDRETLVQLIESSRSQSTRRKSRERREFAGAADKDEGKDGVTVAKDQAGFDSTERQRGAPSSFPDSDQPTQGRNHSPDADGTDGASQHESARRPSTGSVSGDGPPSRRAWTEEKSVAACDQPTSLLKNTEASTAESSAGHEATTSNASARTNSSGAAASVNGGASQDANRFPPQEACCIVLGDQESVDMAEAAAVAWAAASLQDSSHYRQVLTGCCVPTVDTVARRRRRLASVPHIPPVHGVGPLQPHGLGHTAASDDPGVPHGLSDLSLHRQGLPGTHEVRGVPDGNMHVPPSGHLDAFAGAETRGRAANHLFSPIDDMGAAAYGPVNGGRGATLSDGSLPGSVAFASSGGADPSYSSSSSFGDASSFAYGLGRSASGLCTYGPGGAGSGAATVISSYEATAKMSGPGFYQNETGISSGGPLVSRDGAGTLGGESDGPQHFAHSGSGEFDDSHSDCGLSSNGSYGSSPAESPRASGSRSSSRCEKNSRHSGDSAGADLGPDDPEQFNVSVMTWNVLAELYGTLDAFPHCDPYMLAWPYRRQRILEEILAHNPDVVCLQEVQSEHFEDFFLPELARYGYNGTYKQKTMEVFTSGSGKKSGGKFTMDGCATFYRKSKFTIVDQCGLEFSQLIKQASREQLPRQLQRQAVRRLLKDNVALLLLLEVKNEGDARAAAAAEEAERGRNTETRRCDVNRSSSDSRALSASATTRSRHASTETSSPNSTDPVSRGREQQATGAGVASGGGGTLGSNRAESENPRGSRASGLDKDAEPVRSKLRANAPAWGETSRLFFDTLASTHGRAGGAPWGYAAGYTSADGNPSAHRKLLLVANTHIVANPESNDVKIWQAQTLVGMIEKYLLAFRPPAYRDSPCLTPAVVLCGDFNSTPDSAVYQLLVTGRCDRHHIDLASDRHGLLAELNLGHSIPLKSGYAVSKALKDGLDPHDFYALRQSEPEFTNYTGNYTGCLDYLFFCDTMLRVREILEPIDSKQLLREARQLQLLHQALPSPLRPSDHIPLLCKFEWIQ, encoded by the exons ATGACTGCGTCCGCTTTTCTACCCGTTCTTCAGCGCCCTTGTGTCACTCTTGTGCAGCAGCCTCCTCATACGTCTTCTAGCtctttcgtgtcttcttctaTGGATGGGTCACCCGCTCGTGCGCCCATTGCAAACAGTGCTTCTCACCCGCTGTCGCATTCTGGGTCCATCGAGGATTCTTCAGTCACGGGGGACTTGCCGCAAGGTTCCGCTCGtcagtcgagagagagcgatgCGGATGGCCCTGGAAGTGGCCTCCCGCACTCGAGAAGGTCTCTGTCTGATCAGTCTTTTTGTCCGCGTCGTATCTTCGCTCCCGCTGTCACTGAACCTGCACACACTTCGTCTGGAGACCCTCGCTGCGCGAGTGACTCGAGGGACTCGCATCTTCCGCAACACGTTCTGCCCGGGTTAGCAGATCCGTCCTCAATCCGGATTTTTTCTGGCCCTAGAGGCAGTGAAGATCCAAGTTTAGCGACAGCGGCACACGCATGTACGGAGAATTCCCCTGCTCCGGACCCTTGCAGCGCTGTACACATGCCTGCGTCACAGGAAGCGGAGTCTTGTTCCACGCCAGCCTCTGCGGGTTGCTTGACACCTCCGATTTCGGTGGAAGGCCCATCTCCAGGAGATATGGCGGATGTAGACACCGACAGTAGCGGCTTTCGAGTAGCTGCAGCTGCGACATCTGGGGCGatacgcgcatgcagtgatGCGGATAGCGGATGCGCTGCAATCAAAGTTGCGCCTTGGGGATCTAGCAGCGAGGCGACAGAGTGTTCGGGGATTTCGGGTGCTCCAGGAAACAGTAAGTCACTGGACTCCAGAGAATGCAGCCAAGAAGGGGGAACGGGGGGTCGAACCGGCGACGGGCCGACAGGCAAAGGCGCAGGAGCAAACCGAGTTTACGCGAGAGATCACGGGAAGAAGGATGCAGCATCTTCGCAGGCAGGTGGCACGGCACCGGCGACTTCAGCCTCCCCGCCCGGGGGGTCAGCTCCCGTATCGGGGCGCGAGCCTTCGGGTGGAGCAGAGTTGCTGCGGTGTGATTTGATGTGGATTGCCTCCGGGAACAGAGGAGGACTCATCACACCTGTGGAGGGCTGTGAGCTTCACCCGATTGTGATTATTCGCGACCGACAAGGCAGGGTGTTTGATGATGACgaggaaagtgaagagaatCCGATCGGGAAGTCGTCCCAAATTTTCTTTCGCTGGATGCGAGGTCCCCCTCGGGCTGTTTGTACATTCCACCCGCAGCGCACAGCTTGCCTGCAGTGCGTTGTGACACTCCGTTGTTTCTGCTGCTATGACTGCTTCCGGAAGGGGTACAAGCAGCTGCACAAATTCTATCGGACGCGAGGTCTGTCCTCAATCCTCCCCCACCCCAATTCCCACACCTACGGTGTTCCGTGCCTCCCGTTTGACTGGAATGACTTCGACTCGAATCGCCAGTTCGACACGCAGCATCTGGCCCTTCTGAAGCAAGCGGGACTCGTCACGGCAGACGGTGAGGAGGAGAGCTGGCAGCCGGTCTCCACCAGTCGCAACTACACACCATCGAAGGCTGACGTTGGCCATCAATTACGACTTGAAACGCTGGTTGTTGATCGGGAAACCCTGGTCCAGCTCATTGAAAGCAGTCGATCACAGAGCACCCGGCGAAAAagccgcgagagaagggaatTCGCCGGCGCCGCGGATAAAGACGAAGGCAAGGATGGTGTTACGGTAGCGAAAGACCAGGCTGGTTTTGATTCCAcggagcgacagagaggcgcccCATCCAGCTTTCCAGACAGCGATCAGCCGACTCAAGGCAGGAACCACAGTCCAGACGCTGACGGAACTGACGGAGCATCACAACACGAAAGTGCCAGGCGGCCGTCAACTGGGTCTGTTTCCGGTGACGGTCCTCCATCGAGACGAGCATGGACAGAGGAAAAGTCGGTAGCTGCTTGTGATCAACCAACTTCACTTCTCAAGAATACAGAGGCGTCCACTGCAGAGTCTTCTGCCGGCCACGAAGCAACAACCAGCAACGCCAGCGCCCGTACGAACAGCAGTGGAGCTGCGGCCTCGGTGAACGGAGGCGCCAGTCAGGATGCAAACAGGTTCCCACCCCAAGAAGCATGTTGCATTGTCCTGGGAGATCAGGAATCCGTGGATAtggcagaagcagctgcggTCGCGTGGGCAGCTGCCTCACTTCAAGACTCAAGTCATTATCGCCAGGTCTTGACTGGCTGTTGTGTCCCGACTGTCGATACAGTCGCGCGCCGTAGGCGACGGCTGGCTTCAGTCCCTCACATTCCACCTGTCCACGGGGTTGGGCCTCTCCAGCCCCATGGCTTAGGCCATACTGCGGCGTCTGACGACCCTGGCGTTCCACACGGGCTCAGcgatctgtctctccaccgtcAAGGCCTCCCCGGCACCCACGAAGTTCGTGGAGTCCCCGATGGGAACATGCACGTGCCACCCTCTGGTCATCTTGACGCGTTCGCGGGCGCCGAGACAAGAGGTAGAGCAGCAAAtcacctcttctctcccatcGACGACATGGGCGCCGCAGCCTACGGCCCAGTAAACGGCGGACGAGGGGCGACGCTGAGTGACGGGTCTCTACCTGGAAGCGTCGCCTTTGCGTCAAGTGGAGGCGCAGACCCTTCCTACTCGAGTTCCAGCTCGTTCGGGGATGCTTCCAGTTTCGCCTATGGTCTCGGGAGGTCTGCCAGCGGTCTGTGCACCTACGGCCCGGGGGGGGCGGGAAGTGGCGCTGCAACTGTGATTTCGTCTTACGAAGCCACTGCAAAGATGAGCGGCCCCGGATTCTATCAGAACGAGACAGGCATCAGCAGTGGCGGCCCCCTAGTGAGTCGGGACGGTGCCGGGACCCTAGgtggcgagagcgacggccCCCAGCACTTTGCACATAGTGGCAGCGGCGAATTCGACGACTCGCACAGCGACTGCGGCCTAAGTTCCAACGGAAGCTACGGGAGCAGCCCTGCCGAGAGTCCTCGAGCTAGTGGAAGCCGCTCCAGTAGTCGCTGTGAAAAAAACAGCCGACACAGCGGCGATTCCGCTGGCGCCGACCTGGGTCCCGATGATCCGGAACAATTCAACGTTAGCGTCATGACGTGGAACGTCCTTGCTGAACTGTATGGGACGCTCGACGCCTTCCCCCATTGCGACCCCTACATGCTCGCGTGGCCCTACAGGCGACAACGCATTCTGGAAGAGATCCTCGCTCATAATCCAGACGTCGTCTGTCTTCAG GAGGTCCAAAGTGAACACTTCGAGGACTTCTTCTTGCCCGAGCTGGCTCGCTACGGGTACAACGGGACGTACAAGCAGAAGACTATGGAGGTTTTCACGAGTGGAAGTGGGAAGAAAAGCGGAGGCAAGTTCACGATGGACGGCTGCGCCACGTTTTACCGGAAGTCCAAGTTCACCATCGTGGACCAGTGCGGCCTGGAGTTCAGCCAGCTGATCAAGCAGGCGTCTCGGGAGCAGCTGCCccggcagctgcagcggcaAGCGGTCCGGCGTCTTCTGAAAGACAACGTGGcgcttttgcttcttcttgaggtgaagaacgaaggagacgcgcgtgcagcggcggcggccgAAGAGGCCGAGCGCGGCCGCAACACGGAGACTCGGCGATGCGACGTGAACCggagcagcagcgacagtcgcgcgctttctgcttctgcaacAACGCGGTCTAGGCACGCGTCCACAGAGACATCGTCCCCAAACTCGACTGATCCTGTATCCAGGGGGCGTGAGCAGCAGGCCACAGGGGCCGGTGTCGCGagcggaggcggaggcactCTCGGGTCAAATCGCGCAGAGTCCGAGAACCCGAGAGGGAGCCGAGCTTCCGGGCTGGACAAGGACGCAGAACCTGTTCGGTCCAAGCTGCGGGCGAATGCTCCCGCGTGGGGAGAGACTTCCCGGCTTTTCTTTGACACACTTGCGAGTACCCACGGACGTGCGGGCGGCGCTCCATGGGGGTACGCCGCGGGCTACACCAGTGCGGACGGCAACCCCTCAGCACACCGGAAACTTCTTCTCGTGGCCAACACACACATTGTCGCGAACCCTGAGTCGAATGACGTGAAAATCTGGCAGGCGCAAACCCTGGTTGG GATGATTGAGAAGTATCTCCTGGCGTTCCGACCTCCAGCGTATCGCGATTCGCCTTGTCTCACGCCGGCCGTCGTTTTATGCGGCGACTTCAACAGCACTCCAGACAGCGCTGTCTACCAGTTGTTAGTGACAGGTCGCTGCGACCGCCACCACATCGACCTCGCTTCCGATCGGCACGGACTCCTTGCTGAACTGAATCTTGGCCACAGTATCCCACTCAAATCCGGCTACGCAGTG AGTAAGGCGCTGAAGGACGGCTTGGATCCTCACGACTTCTATGCTCTACGACAGTCGGAGCCCGAGTTTACCAACTACACTGGAAACTACACGGGCTGCTTGGATtaccttttcttctgcgacACCATGCTCAGGGTTCGGGAGATTCTGGAGCCCATCGACAGCAAACAGCTTTTGCGG GAAGCCCGACagctgcagcttctgcatCAAGCCCTGCCGAGTCCTTTGCGGCCGTCAGACCACattccgcttctctgcaaGTTTGAGTGGATACAGTGA